A single window of Thalassomonas viridans DNA harbors:
- a CDS encoding TonB-dependent receptor plug domain-containing protein gives MKYPSLALAIAAALPVFTPEVAFAQQEGELEVIEVRGVRQKLEQAGRLKDVIQKTEVLDQAMIDNKNALSLTEAIQDEPGVRVSNECSMCGVKRVMLNGMKGEHTTILVDDLPTHTLISGFYAVDAIATTGVDRIEIARGAGASLIAPEAIGGTINIITKDAYENAASFDYAKGSHDFTAFKGSATGVSEDGKTGITLIAQYDKQDQEDHDNNGVSEAPFQENQSYTARISHDFNDYNNVQLRISKVNSEVFGGPMIGELTNSIGAALSSFDGVDSEQLFADNDVRKAFIGKPWETTEWIKTSRDEAYVKWLTEQNEDLTSEFAVSWAKHEQDSFYEGIDYYADDKMLYLRGKFDYFLNDRHFLSLGMDSRQEEMRSETKALSGVDAYVSDSFDYNTYGLFIQDVWTPSNNLEISLALRVDKVEADFIDPQKPGTEIDETIFAPRIDVRFFHSQALTSRLSAGRGYRAPLSFFETDHGILDAELGYQIDVQELERSMSYNYSLSYEGEALTATLSAATSEVEHLAELSETRDGVPVLTQLEETARVTTLDLVAGYQATENLLVNLSLERFIYDSAFKSSYAIAPIENRIGMDINWTWHALEVNFSTTWFGSRDLRDYGYEGTNVLNNPATAKPLDAGSFSTSNIKLKYQLTDHAAVYAGVSNLFEYTQIDEGDTPLFFDAAGGYDVAYIYGPLHGREFYAGLEIKL, from the coding sequence ATGAAATATCCTTCCCTGGCTTTGGCCATTGCCGCCGCCCTGCCGGTATTCACCCCCGAGGTAGCTTTTGCCCAGCAGGAGGGCGAACTCGAAGTCATTGAAGTACGCGGTGTCCGCCAGAAGCTGGAACAGGCGGGCCGGCTCAAGGATGTGATCCAGAAGACCGAAGTACTGGATCAGGCCATGATTGACAATAAAAACGCCCTGAGCCTGACTGAAGCGATTCAGGATGAACCCGGGGTGCGGGTCTCCAACGAATGCTCCATGTGCGGAGTTAAGCGGGTGATGCTGAACGGCATGAAAGGGGAGCACACCACCATTCTAGTGGACGACCTGCCCACCCATACCCTGATCTCAGGGTTTTACGCCGTTGACGCTATTGCCACCACCGGGGTTGACCGCATCGAAATCGCCCGCGGCGCCGGCGCCTCCCTGATTGCTCCCGAGGCGATCGGCGGCACCATCAATATTATCACCAAAGACGCCTATGAAAATGCCGCTTCCTTTGACTACGCCAAGGGGTCCCACGATTTTACCGCTTTCAAAGGCAGTGCCACCGGGGTCAGCGAAGACGGCAAAACCGGCATTACCCTGATTGCCCAGTATGACAAGCAAGATCAGGAAGATCATGACAATAACGGCGTCAGCGAAGCCCCGTTCCAGGAAAACCAGTCTTATACCGCGCGCATCAGCCATGATTTCAATGATTACAACAATGTCCAGCTGCGGATATCTAAGGTCAACTCGGAGGTCTTCGGCGGTCCTATGATAGGCGAACTGACCAACTCCATAGGCGCTGCGCTGTCAAGCTTTGACGGCGTAGATTCCGAACAGCTGTTTGCCGACAACGACGTGCGCAAAGCCTTTATCGGCAAACCCTGGGAAACCACCGAGTGGATCAAGACCAGCCGGGACGAAGCCTATGTAAAATGGCTGACGGAGCAAAACGAGGATCTCACCTCGGAATTTGCCGTCAGCTGGGCCAAACACGAACAGGACTCTTTCTATGAAGGCATAGACTATTACGCCGACGACAAAATGCTCTACCTGCGCGGCAAGTTCGATTATTTCCTTAACGACCGCCACTTCCTCAGCTTAGGCATGGACTCCCGGCAGGAGGAAATGCGTTCAGAAACCAAGGCGCTGTCCGGTGTCGACGCCTATGTTTCCGACTCCTTCGACTACAATACCTACGGACTCTTTATCCAGGATGTCTGGACACCAAGCAACAACCTGGAAATCTCCCTGGCATTGCGTGTCGATAAGGTCGAAGCCGACTTTATCGATCCGCAAAAACCGGGTACTGAGATAGATGAAACCATCTTTGCCCCCAGGATCGATGTCCGCTTCTTCCACTCCCAGGCGCTGACATCCCGTCTGTCCGCCGGTCGCGGTTACCGGGCTCCCCTATCCTTTTTCGAAACGGACCATGGTATTCTCGATGCGGAACTTGGCTATCAGATAGACGTACAGGAACTGGAACGCTCCATGTCCTACAACTACTCGCTAAGTTACGAAGGGGAAGCCCTGACGGCGACCCTGTCGGCGGCAACCTCTGAAGTTGAGCATCTGGCAGAACTTAGCGAAACCCGGGACGGGGTACCGGTACTAACCCAGCTGGAGGAAACCGCCCGGGTGACCACATTGGATCTCGTGGCCGGCTACCAGGCAACCGAGAACTTGCTGGTAAACCTGAGCCTGGAGCGTTTTATTTACGACAGCGCCTTTAAGTCCTCTTACGCCATCGCCCCGATCGAAAACCGCATCGGCATGGACATCAACTGGACCTGGCATGCCCTGGAAGTCAACTTTTCCACCACTTGGTTCGGCAGCCGGGACCTGCGTGATTACGGCTATGAGGGCACCAATGTCCTTAATAACCCGGCGACCGCCAAACCGTTGGATGCCGGCAGCTTTTCAACCTCCAACATCAAGCTGAAATATCAGCTGACGGATCATGCCGCGGTATACGCGGGCGTCTCCAACCTGTTTGAATACACCCAGATAGATGAAGGTGATACGCCGCTGTTCTTCGACGCCGCCGGCGGCTACGACGTGGCTTATATCTATGGTCCATTACACGGAAGAGAGTTCTATGCCGGGCTGGAAATCAAACTGTAA
- the lexA gene encoding transcriptional repressor LexA: MRQLTPRQSQIFDLIREQISETGMPPTRAEIADYFGFRSANAAEEHLKALAKKGFIEMIPGTSRGIRLSAEYIEEVGLPLIGRVAAGEPILAQEHIEDRYQVDANLFKPSADYLLRVNGESMKDIGIMDGDLLAVHQTKDVHNGQVIVARVEDEVTVKRFKREGNVVYLHAENEAFAPIKVDLREGHFNVEGIAVGVIRSADWM; the protein is encoded by the coding sequence ATGCGCCAGTTAACACCAAGACAATCACAGATATTCGATTTAATCAGGGAACAGATTTCAGAAACCGGTATGCCCCCCACCAGGGCCGAAATTGCCGATTATTTTGGTTTTAGATCCGCCAATGCCGCCGAAGAGCACCTGAAGGCACTGGCAAAAAAAGGCTTTATTGAAATGATACCGGGCACGTCCCGGGGCATACGTTTGTCGGCAGAATATATCGAAGAAGTCGGTTTGCCCCTGATAGGCCGCGTAGCGGCGGGGGAGCCTATTTTGGCCCAGGAGCATATTGAAGACAGATACCAGGTGGATGCCAACCTGTTTAAACCCTCGGCGGACTACCTGCTGCGGGTCAACGGCGAAAGCATGAAAGACATAGGTATTATGGACGGCGATTTGCTAGCGGTGCACCAAACCAAAGATGTCCATAACGGCCAGGTGATAGTGGCCCGGGTGGAAGATGAGGTAACGGTAAAACGTTTTAAACGCGAAGGCAATGTTGTTTACCTGCATGCGGAAAATGAAGCTTTTGCCCCCATCAAAGTGGATTTGCGCGAAGGGCATTTTAATGTTGAAGGTATCGCGGTAGGAGTGATCCGCTCTGCCGACTGGATGTAA
- the ubiA gene encoding 4-hydroxybenzoate octaprenyltransferase, whose product MANELAAKWRGVVEITRLNKPIGSYLLLWPTYWALWVAAGGFPGLELLVIFTLGVFVMRSAGCVINDFADRKVDGQVARTSQRPLITGLISEKDALALFGFLLGIALALVLSLSWFTIQLSFIALGLATLYPFMKRYTHLPQVVLGAAFSWGMIMAFAELEGRVPTVAWLLFAANLLWTVAYDTMYAMVDRDDDIKIGVKSTAILFGRFDKRIIGLLQVMTLALLVQVGELLAMGWPYHLSLVICGGLFCYQQMLISGRKRELCFQAFLNNHLVGLVIFTGFFIEYL is encoded by the coding sequence GTGGCCAATGAACTTGCGGCTAAGTGGCGGGGGGTTGTGGAGATCACCCGGCTGAATAAACCCATAGGCAGTTATCTTTTGCTGTGGCCGACCTATTGGGCCCTGTGGGTGGCGGCCGGCGGTTTTCCCGGGCTGGAGCTGCTGGTGATCTTTACCCTGGGAGTGTTTGTGATGCGCAGCGCCGGTTGCGTGATCAATGATTTTGCCGACCGCAAGGTGGACGGCCAGGTGGCGCGCACCAGTCAACGGCCTTTGATCACCGGTTTGATCAGCGAAAAAGATGCCCTGGCCTTGTTTGGCTTTTTACTCGGCATCGCCCTGGCGCTGGTGTTATCCCTGAGCTGGTTTACCATACAGCTTTCCTTTATCGCCCTGGGACTGGCGACCTTATATCCCTTTATGAAACGCTATACCCATTTGCCCCAGGTGGTATTGGGGGCGGCGTTTAGCTGGGGCATGATCATGGCCTTTGCCGAGCTTGAGGGCAGGGTGCCGACGGTGGCCTGGCTGTTGTTCGCCGCCAACCTGTTGTGGACCGTGGCCTACGATACTATGTATGCCATGGTTGACCGGGACGATGATATCAAGATCGGGGTGAAATCCACGGCGATTTTATTCGGCCGTTTCGACAAGCGTATTATCGGTTTGTTGCAGGTGATGACCCTGGCTTTGCTGGTGCAGGTGGGAGAGCTGCTTGCCATGGGCTGGCCCTATCATCTGAGCCTGGTAATTTGCGGCGGCCTGTTCTGTTACCAGCAAATGCTGATCAGCGGGCGCAAACGGGAACTGTGTTTCCAGGCTTTTTTAAACAACCACCTGGTGGGGCTGGTGATCTTTACCGGTTTCTTTATCGAATATCTTTAA
- a CDS encoding chorismate--pyruvate lyase family protein: MSEQHLLFPVTLDVSWQKPAACPLPAGLRDWLLAPGSLTARLKQLCSHFRVQVLGQQIVPCSQAEAHGDIRPGDQVLVREVILYCDEVAQVFARSLLPLTSLTGSERQLAHLGEQPLGQVIFNSPDLQRKDIEVARLGRQSPVAELARSMALEDFSQLWGRRSLFYLQQKPIMVAEVFLPGAFAYQEEALA, encoded by the coding sequence ATGAGTGAACAACATCTTTTATTTCCGGTAACCCTGGACGTCAGCTGGCAAAAGCCGGCGGCCTGTCCTTTACCCGCCGGTTTGCGTGACTGGTTGCTTGCTCCCGGCTCCCTGACCGCCAGATTAAAGCAGCTGTGCTCACATTTTCGCGTGCAAGTGCTGGGACAGCAGATTGTGCCTTGCAGCCAGGCGGAAGCCCATGGCGATATCAGACCCGGCGATCAGGTGCTGGTACGGGAAGTAATACTCTATTGCGATGAGGTTGCCCAGGTGTTTGCCCGGAGCTTATTGCCTTTGACCAGTCTGACCGGCAGCGAGCGTCAGCTGGCCCACCTGGGAGAGCAACCCTTGGGGCAAGTTATCTTCAACAGCCCGGATTTGCAGCGTAAGGATATCGAAGTTGCCCGTTTGGGGCGGCAAAGCCCGGTGGCGGAGCTGGCCCGGAGCATGGCGCTTGAAGACTTCAGCCAGTTGTGGGGGCGGCGCTCGTTATTTTACCTGCAGCAAAAACCTATTATGGTGGCGGAAGTCTTTTTACCCGGCGCTTTTGCCTACCAGGAAGAGGCGCTTGCCTGA
- a CDS encoding TlpA family protein disulfide reductase, translating into MPGWKSNCKRLASGLLLMQVLLAPASAGGLYHYPLKSLTDRESKSLADYRGATRIAVVFQPECPWCDKQIADLARLEHLCGGAFSTVLIGTRGNKRTLKRELRRFAAPLPALQADKGFMRLLSGFEATPVTLFFGPAGKLLASRRGYIPPDKLKRAIALQTGGLCS; encoded by the coding sequence ATGCCGGGCTGGAAATCAAACTGTAAGCGGCTTGCCTCAGGGCTCTTGCTGATGCAGGTGCTGCTGGCGCCGGCATCGGCCGGGGGGCTTTACCATTATCCCCTGAAAAGCCTGACGGACAGGGAAAGTAAAAGCCTTGCCGACTACCGGGGGGCTACCCGGATAGCCGTGGTGTTCCAGCCGGAGTGTCCCTGGTGCGACAAGCAGATTGCCGATCTCGCCCGCCTCGAACACTTGTGCGGCGGCGCTTTTTCAACCGTGCTTATCGGCACCCGTGGCAACAAGCGAACCTTAAAGCGGGAGTTGCGTAGATTTGCCGCGCCCCTGCCGGCACTGCAAGCCGATAAAGGCTTTATGCGTTTACTGAGCGGATTCGAAGCCACCCCGGTAACCCTGTTTTTCGGCCCGGCAGGTAAGCTGCTGGCCAGCCGGCGCGGTTATATTCCGCCGGACAAACTCAAAAGGGCCATAGCGCTGCAAACCGGCGGTTTGTGTTCCTGA
- the plsB gene encoding glycerol-3-phosphate 1-O-acyltransferase PlsB, which produces MLALRSLFYLLLKLPVRLLVRCKVVPDSQDISTAGAPEKPIFYIVRYQSASDLLALQSACKQQKLPDPLDQVKIGGQLVPRTLCLEKPSSVLPWGKAGKTTATSQGLAILDQHTRDGQLDAQLIPANLIWGRIPAKEKNDANVGTLLADQESPNWLRKFFIVLFLGRHTLVRFSEALSFRYMVDNHGHDERTAHKFMRVARFHFHRQTIAATGPRLMHRQQMFTALFANPSIKRLIADEVKNKGLDEAKVKKQALAIMDEIAGDYRDSMIRFGERMLSWLWNRLYDGIEVKNAKVLRELAQDGHEIIYVPCHRSHMDYLLLTYVIYHEGLVTPRIAAGINLNFWPAGPIFRKAGAFFIRRSFRGNRLYSTIFREYLGLLFERGYSVKYYTEGGRSRTGRLLAPKTGMLAMTIQSLLRGIDRPLTLVPVYIGYEHVMEVGTYHKELSGSQKKKESIFGVLKAIKNLRNYGKGYVNFGQPMNINQFLNQQVPDWKSAIDPVDPQKPSWLTPSVNVLANQVMTSVNRSAALNGVALTALILQSSENKALSKAQLEAQLDFFMDMQRQAPYSDQLTVPQDNGQALLAHVIKLGKVTVSEDSFGAIVSLTGSSLLEMRYYRNNILHTYVLPALVCRILEYTPKINHNDLLEQVQKIIALSKGDLFLWQDEQAVATQVEQVLAFLGQQDIARQSKAGFWSLTDDTQLRTKVRLMGECVDETLQRFAIIASLVCRLAPVGKGELEDKVVAIAKRLSVLSNINAPEFIDKKAQGTLINAMREQGYIDVDEQGRLMESTGLAELKAIVTNLVDIEVLQSIAR; this is translated from the coding sequence ATGTTAGCACTACGTTCATTATTTTATTTATTATTAAAACTGCCGGTACGCTTATTAGTCCGCTGTAAAGTCGTTCCTGACAGCCAGGATATCTCCACTGCCGGCGCACCTGAAAAGCCGATTTTCTACATAGTGCGTTACCAAAGCGCCAGCGATTTGCTGGCACTGCAAAGCGCCTGTAAGCAGCAAAAACTGCCGGATCCTTTGGACCAGGTGAAAATAGGCGGCCAATTGGTTCCCCGCACCTTATGCCTGGAAAAACCTTCTTCGGTACTGCCCTGGGGCAAGGCAGGTAAAACCACGGCCACCAGCCAGGGACTGGCGATACTGGACCAGCATACCCGGGACGGGCAGCTGGATGCCCAGCTGATCCCCGCCAACCTGATCTGGGGACGCATCCCCGCCAAGGAAAAAAACGATGCCAATGTCGGCACCCTGCTGGCGGATCAGGAATCCCCCAACTGGCTGCGCAAGTTTTTTATTGTCTTGTTCCTTGGCCGCCATACCTTGGTACGTTTCAGCGAAGCCCTGTCGTTCCGTTATATGGTGGATAACCACGGCCACGACGAACGCACCGCCCACAAGTTTATGCGGGTGGCCCGCTTCCATTTCCACCGCCAGACCATAGCCGCCACCGGCCCCCGGTTGATGCACCGGCAACAGATGTTTACCGCCCTGTTCGCCAACCCGTCCATCAAGCGGTTGATCGCCGATGAAGTGAAAAACAAAGGGCTGGACGAAGCCAAAGTGAAAAAACAGGCACTGGCGATCATGGATGAAATTGCCGGCGATTACCGCGATTCCATGATACGTTTCGGCGAACGTATGCTCAGCTGGTTGTGGAACCGTCTCTATGACGGCATAGAAGTAAAAAATGCCAAAGTCTTGCGTGAACTTGCCCAGGACGGCCATGAGATCATTTACGTACCCTGCCACCGCAGCCATATGGATTACCTGTTGCTCACCTATGTCATCTATCATGAGGGCCTGGTGACGCCGCGTATCGCCGCCGGCATTAACCTGAACTTCTGGCCCGCCGGCCCGATTTTCCGCAAGGCCGGGGCCTTTTTCATCCGCCGCAGTTTCCGCGGCAACCGCCTGTATTCCACCATCTTCCGCGAATACCTGGGGTTATTGTTCGAGCGCGGCTACTCGGTCAAATACTACACCGAAGGCGGCCGCAGCCGCACCGGCCGCCTGCTGGCGCCGAAAACCGGCATGCTGGCCATGACCATACAAAGCCTGCTAAGGGGCATAGACAGGCCCCTGACCCTGGTGCCTGTTTATATCGGTTACGAGCATGTGATGGAAGTGGGCACCTACCACAAGGAATTAAGCGGCAGCCAGAAGAAAAAAGAATCTATCTTCGGCGTGCTCAAAGCCATTAAAAACCTGCGCAACTACGGTAAGGGTTATGTCAATTTCGGCCAGCCGATGAACATCAACCAGTTCCTTAACCAGCAGGTGCCCGACTGGAAGTCCGCCATAGACCCGGTGGATCCGCAAAAGCCCAGCTGGCTGACCCCGAGCGTGAATGTGCTGGCAAACCAGGTGATGACCTCGGTCAACCGCTCCGCCGCCCTCAACGGCGTCGCCCTGACCGCCCTGATTTTGCAGTCGTCGGAAAACAAAGCCCTGTCCAAGGCGCAGCTGGAAGCCCAGCTGGACTTCTTTATGGATATGCAGCGCCAGGCGCCGTACAGCGATCAGCTGACGGTTCCGCAAGACAACGGCCAGGCTTTGCTGGCCCATGTGATCAAGCTGGGCAAGGTCACCGTCAGTGAAGACAGCTTCGGCGCCATAGTATCCCTGACAGGCTCGTCCCTGCTGGAAATGCGCTATTACCGCAACAATATTCTGCATACCTATGTCCTGCCTGCCCTGGTATGCCGCATTCTGGAATATACCCCGAAAATCAATCATAACGACCTGCTTGAGCAGGTACAGAAGATTATCGCCCTGAGCAAAGGCGATCTATTCTTATGGCAGGACGAGCAGGCCGTCGCCACCCAGGTCGAACAGGTATTAGCTTTCCTTGGCCAGCAGGATATCGCCAGACAAAGCAAAGCCGGCTTCTGGTCGCTTACCGACGATACCCAGTTGCGCACTAAAGTGCGCCTGATGGGGGAATGTGTTGACGAAACCCTGCAAAGGTTTGCCATCATAGCCTCGCTGGTTTGCCGCCTGGCGCCGGTGGGCAAAGGCGAGCTGGAAGATAAGGTAGTGGCCATCGCCAAACGCCTGTCTGTGCTCAGCAATATCAATGCCCCGGAATTTATCGACAAGAAAGCCCAGGGCACCTTGATCAATGCCATGAGGGAGCAGGGCTATATAGATGTCGATGAACAGGGGCGCCTAATGGAAAGCACCGGCCTGGCGGAGCTGAAAGCCATAGTCACCAACCTGGTGGATATTGAGGTCTTACAGAGTATCGCCCGCTAA
- a CDS encoding flagellar basal body-associated protein FliL, with amino-acid sequence MKKSLLFFVCLLAIPTTKAADYVYYGFEPAIVTNYVAVKKKMGYVRLTVELMIEGPNNFEVVEHHSPLLRDAIITIIGQQPEEKIKSIRGRSEIQRLCELKVQNLLTQETGKPLVKKLLFTQWLDN; translated from the coding sequence ATGAAAAAATCTCTATTGTTTTTTGTCTGTCTGTTAGCCATACCGACAACCAAAGCAGCCGATTACGTTTATTATGGTTTTGAACCTGCCATTGTTACTAATTATGTCGCGGTAAAGAAAAAAATGGGTTATGTGCGCCTGACGGTGGAACTTATGATCGAAGGCCCCAACAATTTTGAAGTGGTGGAACACCATTCGCCGCTGCTGCGCGACGCCATCATTACCATTATCGGCCAGCAGCCGGAAGAAAAAATAAAGTCCATCCGCGGCCGCTCGGAAATCCAGCGCCTGTGCGAACTTAAGGTCCAGAACCTGCTGACCCAGGAAACCGGCAAGCCGTTAGTGAAGAAATTACTCTTTACCCAGTGGCTGGATAATTAA
- the glpE gene encoding thiosulfate sulfurtransferase GlpE, translating to MSQDDTRFKHFKTRELHEVLGGGEYTVVDIRDPASFQAGHIPNAVHLSNESLADFLRSADPDAPVVVYCYHGISSQQAAQYLISQDFTDVYSLDGGFTEWQQVYPDDVEHS from the coding sequence ATGTCGCAGGATGACACCCGGTTTAAGCACTTTAAAACCAGAGAATTGCATGAGGTTCTTGGCGGCGGTGAATATACCGTAGTCGATATCCGGGATCCGGCGTCTTTTCAGGCGGGGCATATTCCCAACGCCGTGCACCTGAGCAATGAATCCCTGGCGGATTTTCTGCGCAGCGCCGATCCGGATGCCCCTGTGGTGGTGTACTGCTACCACGGCATTTCCAGCCAGCAGGCGGCGCAATACCTGATCAGCCAGGACTTTACCGACGTCTATTCGTTGGACGGCGGTTTTACCGAATGGCAGCAGGTTTATCCCGATGATGTGGAACACTCATGA
- the glpG gene encoding rhomboid family intramembrane serine protease GlpG, with product MTEQPLQALVHINQQAIALLFVNYLTSLGIRAEAISEQDVYVVYCPPDKIPQAKEEFEQFSRQPYHPKYQQAAWQHGNAGQVAVEGPSLLGSFKEHFLAHAGVVTLTVFILCWLVFLASLFGGARTIFSYLQFYPQLSWQAFIDQPLRLLGPAFFHFSWLHIVFNTMWWWQLGGSVEKLLGKGVLVHLLLLSAIASNVGQYLVSGANFGGLSGVVYALVGFVWWMGWLAPEKGLYLSKPLVGFLLFWLLLGYTDVLPINMANTAHLLGLISGCLLAVAQVARKNRT from the coding sequence ATGACTGAGCAGCCGCTGCAGGCCCTGGTGCATATCAACCAGCAGGCTATCGCCTTGTTATTCGTCAATTACCTTACTAGCTTGGGGATAAGGGCCGAGGCGATCAGCGAGCAGGATGTGTATGTGGTGTATTGTCCGCCGGATAAAATTCCTCAGGCGAAGGAGGAATTTGAACAGTTCAGCCGCCAGCCTTATCATCCCAAATACCAGCAGGCGGCCTGGCAGCACGGCAATGCCGGACAGGTGGCGGTCGAGGGACCTTCACTGCTCGGCAGTTTTAAAGAGCACTTTCTTGCCCATGCCGGCGTGGTAACTTTAACCGTGTTTATCCTGTGCTGGCTGGTGTTTCTTGCCAGCCTGTTCGGCGGCGCCCGTACCATTTTCAGTTACCTGCAGTTTTATCCGCAGCTGTCCTGGCAGGCTTTCATCGACCAGCCGTTGCGGCTGCTGGGACCGGCGTTTTTTCATTTTTCCTGGCTGCATATCGTTTTTAATACCATGTGGTGGTGGCAGCTGGGGGGCAGCGTGGAAAAGCTCCTGGGTAAAGGGGTGTTAGTGCACCTGTTGCTCTTGTCCGCCATAGCTTCCAATGTCGGCCAATACCTGGTTTCCGGGGCCAATTTCGGCGGTTTGTCCGGTGTGGTCTACGCCCTGGTGGGTTTTGTCTGGTGGATGGGCTGGCTGGCGCCGGAAAAAGGCCTGTATCTGTCCAAGCCTTTGGTGGGCTTTTTATTGTTCTGGCTGCTTCTGGGATATACCGATGTTCTGCCTATCAATATGGCCAATACCGCACACTTGCTCGGACTGATCAGCGGCTGTTTGCTGGCTGTGGCCCAGGTGGCGAGGAAAAACCGTACCTGA
- the tdh gene encoding L-threonine 3-dehydrogenase: MKSLAKLKAEPGIWMTKSVKPKLGHNDLLIKIKKTAICGTDIHIYNWDEWSQKTIPVPMVVGHEYAGEVVGIGLEVKGFNIGDRVSGEGHITCGHCRNCRGGRTHLCRNTIGVGVDRPGAFAEYLVIPAYNAFKLPDEISDDLAAIFDPFGNAVHTALSFDLVGEDVLITGAGPIGIMAAAVAKHVGARHVVITDVNEYRLELALKMGATRAVNVAEQDLSQVMSELGMTEGFDVGMEMSGVPAAFTDMLENMNNGGKIAMLGIPGQDMAIDWSKVIFKGLTIKGIYGREMFETWYKMASLVQSGLDLSPIITHHFNIDDFQKGFDVMRSGQSGKVILNWEDE; this comes from the coding sequence ATGAAATCACTGGCAAAACTCAAAGCAGAACCCGGGATCTGGATGACGAAAAGCGTCAAACCTAAACTGGGGCACAATGACCTGCTGATAAAAATTAAGAAAACCGCCATCTGCGGCACGGATATCCATATTTACAACTGGGACGAGTGGTCGCAAAAAACCATCCCTGTGCCTATGGTAGTAGGCCATGAATATGCCGGCGAAGTGGTCGGTATCGGGCTGGAAGTAAAAGGTTTTAATATTGGTGACCGGGTGTCCGGCGAAGGACATATTACCTGTGGCCACTGCCGCAACTGTCGCGGCGGCCGCACCCATTTATGCCGCAACACCATAGGGGTCGGGGTGGACAGGCCGGGGGCGTTTGCCGAATACCTGGTGATCCCCGCTTATAATGCCTTTAAACTGCCGGACGAGATTTCCGACGATCTGGCGGCGATTTTTGATCCCTTCGGCAATGCCGTACATACCGCTTTGTCTTTTGACCTGGTGGGTGAAGACGTTCTGATCACCGGCGCCGGCCCTATCGGCATTATGGCGGCAGCGGTGGCCAAACACGTGGGTGCGCGCCATGTGGTGATCACGGATGTTAATGAGTACCGGCTGGAGCTGGCGCTGAAAATGGGGGCAACCCGGGCGGTTAATGTTGCCGAACAGGACTTAAGCCAGGTGATGTCTGAACTGGGTATGACGGAAGGATTTGATGTCGGTATGGAAATGTCCGGCGTGCCGGCGGCCTTCACCGATATGCTGGAAAACATGAATAACGGCGGCAAAATTGCCATGCTGGGGATTCCCGGGCAGGACATGGCCATCGACTGGAGCAAGGTTATTTTTAAGGGCCTGACCATTAAAGGCATCTATGGCCGGGAAATGTTTGAAACCTGGTATAAGATGGCCAGTTTGGTGCAGTCCGGATTGGATTTATCGCCGATTATTACCCATCATTTTAATATTGATGACTTCCAGAAAGGTTTTGACGTGATGCGTTCGGGCCAGTCGGGTAAAGTTATCCTTAACTGGGAGGATGAGTAA